ATTGCATTAGATATAACTGAAGAAGAAAAAGAGAAAGAGCTTTTAACACAAAATCTAAAAATGCAGGAGGACATGCTAATAAATACATCCCATGAGTTAAAGACACCATTGAATGTTATTTATAGCTCTGTACAATTATTAGACTTCTTTCTCGAAAACAATTTACTACTTGATAATATCAGTAGATTCAAGCAAATTAATAATACTATAAAACAAAATTGCTATAGACTTACTAAGCTTATTAATAACATAATTGATTATTCAAGAATTGAATCAGGAGATTTTAAGCTTAACTTAATTAATGACAATATAGTAAAGGTTTTAAAAGAAATTGTCGAATCCATAGAAGAATATGCCTTTACAAAGGGTTTGAAAATCAATTTTGTTTCCAACATTGATAAAAAAGTGATTGCGTTTGATCCATTTATGCTTGAAAGAATTATTCTCAATTTAATATCAAATTCTATTAAATTTACAAGTAAAGGTGGTAAAATTGATATTACATTAATTGATAATGATAATTACATTGAAATATCTGTAATTGATACAGGTATTGGAATTGATGAAAATTACTTAGAAGTTATCTTTGATAAGTTTAGACAAGTAGACTCTTCTCTTACACGTAGCGCAGAGGGCTTTGGAATTGGATTACCTCTTGTTAAATCCCTGGTTGAACTTCATAAGGGAAAAATTACAGTAGAAAGCACTTTAGGTAAAGGTAGTACATTTAAAGTTGAACTTCCCTCAGTTACAGTAGAAAATCCAATCGATACTCATCCATCAATAGTTGCAACTAAGAGAGTCGATAATATTAACTATGAGTTTAGCGACATATATGACATTTCTTAAAGGACTGCCTAGGCAGTCCTTTATCATTTCACATTAAAATATAATCGGTCCAATGAAACCCCATAACAGTATCCACGCCCATATTATTCCCACGGATATCCATAGTGCCTGAAGAGCTTCCTTTGTATTTTCACATTGAGCTGTTCCCATTTGTCCAGCAAAATTTGTTGTTGGATATATAGATCCTGTTACTCTTGTTGCTGCTAGAATAGATGTTGCAAATACCGTCATTGGAAGCCCAACCTCTGTTGCTAATCCTCCAAACATATCTGCTATAATCTTGATTTCTGCAACAGCTGCTGCTTCTATTCCAAATCCGCCAACGATACTTGCAATTATATATACTGCTGTAGGTCCTGCCTGTTTTACAAGTCCTCCTAATAAATTGGCAAGGGCATCAAAGCCTCCTCCAACTGTTACAAGATTTAACAATACCTCTATTGTTATGAATATTAAAAACATATTGAATTGAGAAGCCATTCCTTTACCCATTAGTGCAACTGCCTCATCTATATTCATCTTGTTAAATATGGCTACCACAGCCGCTAATAGTATCATAACTATTAGTGCGTAATTTGTTCCTTGTTTTGTAACAACTCCATAACCAACTAGTAAAATAAAGCTTACTAGAAAAGCTATTGCTGTACGTTTTTCTTTTGGTTCAATGACCATTGTATCTATGGATTTTATATCTTCGTCTAGCTTATATGCTTCCTTTCCTTCTAATCTTCTTTGAGTACGATTAGTTCCAATCCATGCTCCTATTAGCCATACAACTGAAAACGGCAATGCCGCAAATAACATTAATTGCACATATGATAGACCAGTAACTTCCATTGTTATCAATGTTACTCCTGTCAAAGGTCCTAGTATCAATCCCACTTCACCTGCAGTTTTAAACAATACTGCAACTACTGTAGGAACTACCCCTAGAGATGCCATAATTGGGATCATTATTGGAGCTATAACTGCATTTCCTCCACCAAGGGTTCCTAGCATACCACAGATTAATACTGAACAGATAATTAATGCGATTTTTGCCTTTGTTTGTGTGTTAACGCCTATTTTTTTAACTATCCAATAAACAAGTGTATGCGTTACTCTGGTTTCCGTCATCAAAACACCAAGTCCAGCACCGGCTAATATTATTAATCCTATTAACACAGTAGTTGAACCTAGTGCTGCTTGGAATATCTGAGCCATTTTTTTTAGATTTAACCCCATCATAAGTGCTGCTAATGCAATTCCTGTAAGAAGACCAGAAACGTTGTTCTTACCTTTGAATGACATAACTACATAGACAATGAGTGGTATTAATGCTAGTAACGATGGTGCATTTACTATTGACCAACTACCAAATTCAATTTCCATTAAAAGCCCCCCTCTACATTGATTTTAACAATATCCTTCCTTCTCTGTTTATGGTTTGTTCTTCATTATACAAAGCTGGTAAACCTCTTACAAATACATGCTTAATTCCCTTCGGTTTAACTGGTGACTTTTTAAATGTAGCCATATCCTGTACTTCCTTATAATCGAAGACAGTAATATCGGCTATATTGCCAACTTCTAATATTCCTCTATCAGGTAAATTCAAAATTTTAGCTGGTAATCCTGTTATCTTATAAACTGTATCTTCTAGTGATATAAGATTATTTTCTCTAACCATTTGTAAATATCTAGGGAAGGTCCCAAAGTATCTTGGATGAGGATTGTAGCTAACATCATAACTAAAGTCCTCTCCATCTGAGCCAGTTGTAATATCTATAGACTTCATAATATTTAGAATGTCATCCTCGTGTAATGAGAAATAAATAGCTGATACTTCTCCGTTGCATTTTAGCAACAATTCAATTACTGAATCTACAGTTGAAAGACCAAGTATTTCCGATATCTCTTCTATATTTTTTCCTTCTAATTCTGGATATCTGCCATGGGTCGTTGATACAACTACTCTTGATGGGCCACCGCGTTTTTCCATGATATTGTAAATATCATTTATTAGTCTGTCTTCCATTTCCTTTAACCTTTGAAGCATCTTTGCGTTTCCACCGTTTAAAGCCCAACCTGGTATCAATGCTGCAAGACCTGTGGCTGTAGCCTCATAAGGATATTGATCACAGGTAATAGTGCATCCTCTTTGACGTGCTAACTCTATATAATCTAATAGCTCATCTGATTTCCCCCATTGTGGTTTACCCATTAACTTTAGATGGGATATATGAAGATGAACCCCTGACTCTTCAGCTACTTGAATCATTTCATTTACGGAATCAAAAATTCCGTCTCCTTCATTTCTCATATGAACTGTAAGTATTCCATCATTTTCCTTAATTACCTTTGCCAACTCGGTGAATTCCTCTATATCTCCATAACTGCTAGGTGGATAAATAAGTCCTAAAGACATACCGAAGACACCACTCTTTAATTCTTTTTCCAGAAGCTTTTTCATCTGCCCCATTTCTTCTGTAGTTGGTTTTCTATCCTCAAAACCCATAACACATGCTCTTAGAGTTCCATGCCCAATTAGCATTCCTGTATTTATAGAAAGATAATTCTGATTTGCATTGTGAAAATAATCTTCCATATTGTTTATTATGATGGATTCATTTTCAGGGACTATATCTATAGTTCTTGCAAAGAATGACCTAATCTCCTCTCTTCTCATCAGATTTGATGGAAATATGGAAATACCACAGTTGCCTGCTATTTGAGTCGTTACCCCTTGATGCAGCATACTAACCGCATTTACAGAGTTCAGAGGCACAGCATCTGAGTGTGTATGAAGATCAATAAATCCTGGTGAAATAATCATTTCATTACAATCTATTACATCCTTGCCCATTTCATCGTATTCATCTACTATAGCTGCAATCTTTCCATCCTTTATGCATAAGGAAGCTTTATATGGTGGTCTCCTTGTGCCATCTACGATTAATCCATCTTTTAATACAAAATCATACATGTCCCACACCTCTACTTTCACTATCACTTTTGTTCTAACTTATTATATAAATATTAAAGCGTGTCCCATTTTATACATAAAAGTTTAGATAAGGTAATAAAGTAAAAATTAAATATTTTTTTAAAAGATAAAATTGTTTATACATCTGGTTATTTTTGTTAATTATCATACAAATCAGACAGTATCTGACATTATTTTTTATTACATTGGTATATAATAAAATCAAATAAATAGGACGGAGGGGATTTTTAATGAAAACAAAAACGATTTCTGTACTGCTTATTTTTACTATGATCGCTTCAGTGCTTACTGGTTGCGCTGTACAAACCGCGTCTGCAGTAGATGTTGATAAAACCATTATCAATATTGCAACAGGTGGAACTGGTGGAACATATTACCCATTGGGTAGTGCTATGGCTAGAATTTATAACGACCATATTAAAAATGTTACTACAAATGTACTTGTTACTGACGCTTCAATAGAAAATATTAAACTAATAGCCAATGGAAAATCGGAGATAGCTTTTGTGCAAAATGATGTTGCATATTACGCATGGACTGGAGCAGAAAGCTTTACTGATAAGGTAGAAAATATACGTGGTATGGCTATGTTGTATCCTGAAGTAATTCAAATAGTGGCCTCTAAAGATTCTAGAATAATGGGAATTGAAGACCTAAAGGGCAAAAAAGTAGCAGTTGGTGCACTTAATTCAGGTACAGAGATTCACACAAGACAAATTCTAGCTGAATATGGTATGACTTATGAAGATTTACAAAAAGCTGATTACTTATCGTTTA
The DNA window shown above is from Tissierella sp. Yu-01 and carries:
- a CDS encoding TRAP transporter large permease subunit, translated to MEIEFGSWSIVNAPSLLALIPLIVYVVMSFKGKNNVSGLLTGIALAALMMGLNLKKMAQIFQAALGSTTVLIGLIILAGAGLGVLMTETRVTHTLVYWIVKKIGVNTQTKAKIALIICSVLICGMLGTLGGGNAVIAPIMIPIMASLGVVPTVVAVLFKTAGEVGLILGPLTGVTLITMEVTGLSYVQLMLFAALPFSVVWLIGAWIGTNRTQRRLEGKEAYKLDEDIKSIDTMVIEPKEKRTAIAFLVSFILLVGYGVVTKQGTNYALIVMILLAAVVAIFNKMNIDEAVALMGKGMASQFNMFLIFITIEVLLNLVTVGGGFDALANLLGGLVKQAGPTAVYIIASIVGGFGIEAAAVAEIKIIADMFGGLATEVGLPMTVFATSILAATRVTGSIYPTTNFAGQMGTAQCENTKEALQALWISVGIIWAWILLWGFIGPIIF
- a CDS encoding D-aminoacylase yields the protein MYDFVLKDGLIVDGTRRPPYKASLCIKDGKIAAIVDEYDEMGKDVIDCNEMIISPGFIDLHTHSDAVPLNSVNAVSMLHQGVTTQIAGNCGISIFPSNLMRREEIRSFFARTIDIVPENESIIINNMEDYFHNANQNYLSINTGMLIGHGTLRACVMGFEDRKPTTEEMGQMKKLLEKELKSGVFGMSLGLIYPPSSYGDIEEFTELAKVIKENDGILTVHMRNEGDGIFDSVNEMIQVAEESGVHLHISHLKLMGKPQWGKSDELLDYIELARQRGCTITCDQYPYEATATGLAALIPGWALNGGNAKMLQRLKEMEDRLINDIYNIMEKRGGPSRVVVSTTHGRYPELEGKNIEEISEILGLSTVDSVIELLLKCNGEVSAIYFSLHEDDILNIMKSIDITTGSDGEDFSYDVSYNPHPRYFGTFPRYLQMVRENNLISLEDTVYKITGLPAKILNLPDRGILEVGNIADITVFDYKEVQDMATFKKSPVKPKGIKHVFVRGLPALYNEEQTINREGRILLKSM
- a CDS encoding TAXI family TRAP transporter solute-binding subunit, whose amino-acid sequence is MKTKTISVLLIFTMIASVLTGCAVQTASAVDVDKTIINIATGGTGGTYYPLGSAMARIYNDHIKNVTTNVLVTDASIENIKLIANGKSEIAFVQNDVAYYAWTGAESFTDKVENIRGMAMLYPEVIQIVASKDSRIMGIEDLKGKKVAVGALNSGTEIHTRQILAEYGMTYEDLQKADYLSFNDAADHLKDKEIDAAFITAGIPTSAISEIIETEDFVLVPLTSACIASLNEKYPFYTEVNIPANSYNNQSNNIRSAAVMAMLVVPKDLDEYLVYNLTKHLFEQRQVLINSHEKGREIRLAIALKDMPITLHPGAQRYYNEKGVL